One bacterium HR11 DNA segment encodes these proteins:
- the exbD_3 gene encoding Biopolymer transport protein ExbD translates to MPQIRPPRDEDDVLADINVIPLVDVVLVLLIIFMLTAPLLQRTIDVQLPRARSASLTQEERMVVSITREGLYYFDRFPVAAEQLEDFIRQGAPTWKDRSVYVRADAAVPYERVIQLLDALRRYGITRVGLLTRPWTPERKP, encoded by the coding sequence ATGCCGCAGATTCGGCCGCCTCGGGACGAAGACGACGTCTTGGCGGACATCAATGTCATCCCCCTGGTGGACGTCGTCCTGGTCCTGCTCATCATCTTCATGCTGACGGCGCCCCTGCTTCAGCGGACCATCGACGTCCAGCTCCCCCGGGCCCGCTCGGCGAGCCTGACTCAGGAAGAGCGGATGGTCGTGTCGATCACGCGGGAGGGCCTGTACTACTTTGACCGCTTTCCCGTGGCGGCCGAACAGCTGGAGGACTTCATCCGGCAGGGAGCCCCGACGTGGAAGGACCGGTCCGTCTACGTGCGGGCCGATGCGGCCGTCCCGTACGAGCGGGTCATCCAGCTCCTGGACGCCTTGCGGCGGTACGGCATCACGCGGGTCGGCTTGCTGACGCGACCGTGGACGCCTGAGAGAAAGCCATGA
- the alx_2 gene encoding Inner membrane protein alx has product MHTSVLVWVAFGAFILLMLALDLGVFHRRAHVVGLREALVWSAVWIALALTFNVGVYVWRGPQAALEFLTGYLIEKSLSVDNIFVFLLLFQYFQVPAQYQHRVLFWGILGALVMRAAFILGGIALIHRFHWVVYIFGAVLIVSGVRMAFQKDKEVHPERNPVLRLLRRFLPVSATYVEGRFFVKQAGRWVATPLLVVLVVVETTDLVFAVDSIPAIFAITLDPFIVYSSNVFAILGLRALYFALAGVMPLFRYLHYGLSAILVFVGVKMLISNVVKIPVVLSLGVVAAVLTVSVVFSLLRPAPAAASADPSARPEGEG; this is encoded by the coding sequence ATGCATACGTCGGTCCTCGTCTGGGTGGCCTTTGGCGCCTTCATCCTCCTGATGTTGGCGCTGGACCTGGGCGTTTTTCATCGGCGGGCCCACGTCGTGGGCTTGCGGGAGGCCCTGGTATGGAGCGCCGTCTGGATCGCCCTGGCCCTGACCTTCAACGTCGGGGTTTACGTCTGGCGGGGACCCCAGGCGGCCTTGGAGTTTCTGACGGGCTATCTCATCGAGAAGTCCCTGAGCGTGGACAACATCTTCGTGTTTTTGCTCCTCTTTCAGTACTTTCAGGTCCCGGCCCAGTACCAGCATCGGGTCCTTTTCTGGGGCATCTTAGGGGCGCTCGTCATGCGGGCCGCCTTCATCCTGGGAGGCATCGCCCTCATCCACCGTTTTCATTGGGTCGTGTACATATTCGGGGCCGTGCTGATCGTCTCCGGCGTCCGGATGGCGTTTCAGAAGGACAAGGAGGTCCATCCCGAGCGGAATCCCGTCCTGCGGCTCTTGCGGCGCTTCCTGCCCGTCTCGGCCACATACGTCGAGGGGCGTTTCTTCGTGAAGCAGGCCGGCCGGTGGGTGGCGACGCCCCTGCTGGTCGTCCTGGTCGTCGTCGAGACGACGGACCTCGTCTTTGCCGTCGATTCGATTCCGGCCATCTTCGCTATCACGCTGGACCCCTTCATCGTGTACTCGTCCAACGTGTTTGCCATCCTGGGCCTGCGGGCCTTGTACTTTGCCCTGGCGGGGGTCATGCCCTTGTTTCGCTACCTGCACTACGGTCTTTCGGCCATCCTGGTCTTCGTCGGGGTCAAGATGTTGATATCGAACGTTGTGAAGATTCCCGTGGTCCTTTCCCTGGGCGTCGTAGCGGCCGTCTTGACGGTGTCGGTCGTCTTTTCGCTCCTCCGACCGGCGCCGGCGGCGGCATCGGCAGACCCGTCGGCCCGACCCGAAGGGGAGGGATAA
- the dpp5_5 gene encoding Dipeptidyl-peptidase 5 — protein sequence MGSVKWKRGRPVGLRTGLRFVACWGLFLFGLRAAAWGQAVVSDVIAAEGFQPIRVAVPRAWTAQSDAELIEWAATLRKTLVDDLTFSRLFTLLPEAVYDGLPPYRGEAPDVGPWKAQQVQFLVLLKVGRDQQQIWAEARLWDVATNELRLGRRYTWNPKLVRQMAHHFADEILAALFGIRDRIFTSKIAFSSTRDGNPEIYVMDYDGENQTRITRNDYVDLFPDLRPRHHQLVFTSLRQGVSALVLFDLITGQLRTLVDRGGLTSTPQWSPDGQRIVFVGAMDGNAEIYVINADGTGLRRLTFSKAIESSPTWSPSGNQIAFTSDRSGRPQIYVMDADGGNVRQLTFFGEYNDRPAWSPDGARLAFVSRQGLIFDIYVLDLTTNEVIRLTENQGSNESPAWGPDGIHLVFASNRTGRFQVYTMDRWGRDVRQLTHVGENKTPSWRPFE from the coding sequence ATGGGGTCGGTGAAATGGAAGAGGGGGCGACCCGTCGGGCTTCGGACAGGGCTTCGATTCGTCGCCTGCTGGGGCCTCTTTCTGTTCGGGCTTCGGGCCGCGGCCTGGGGTCAGGCCGTCGTCTCCGACGTCATCGCCGCCGAGGGCTTCCAGCCCATCCGGGTCGCCGTGCCTCGCGCCTGGACGGCCCAGTCCGATGCCGAGCTCATCGAGTGGGCCGCGACTCTGCGGAAGACCCTCGTCGATGACCTCACGTTCAGCCGCCTCTTCACGCTCCTGCCGGAGGCCGTTTACGACGGCCTGCCGCCTTATCGGGGCGAGGCTCCGGACGTCGGGCCCTGGAAGGCTCAGCAGGTCCAGTTCTTGGTCCTCCTGAAGGTCGGTCGGGACCAGCAACAGATATGGGCCGAGGCCCGTCTGTGGGACGTGGCGACGAACGAGCTCCGCCTCGGACGCCGGTACACGTGGAATCCCAAACTCGTCCGTCAGATGGCCCATCACTTCGCCGACGAAATCCTGGCCGCCCTCTTCGGGATCCGGGACCGCATCTTCACCTCCAAGATCGCCTTCTCCTCGACCCGGGACGGCAACCCCGAGATTTACGTGATGGACTACGACGGCGAGAATCAGACCCGCATCACCCGCAACGATTACGTGGACCTCTTTCCGGACCTGCGGCCCCGTCACCATCAGCTGGTCTTTACGTCTCTCCGGCAGGGCGTCTCGGCCCTCGTCCTCTTCGACCTCATCACCGGCCAGCTCCGGACCCTGGTCGACCGGGGCGGCCTGACCTCGACGCCGCAGTGGTCCCCCGACGGCCAACGCATCGTCTTCGTCGGCGCCATGGACGGCAACGCCGAGATTTACGTCATCAACGCCGACGGCACGGGCCTCCGGCGGCTGACGTTCTCGAAGGCCATCGAGAGTTCGCCGACCTGGTCGCCCTCGGGCAACCAGATCGCCTTTACGTCGGACCGGTCGGGGCGTCCGCAGATTTACGTGATGGACGCCGACGGCGGCAACGTCCGCCAGTTGACCTTCTTCGGGGAATACAACGACCGCCCGGCGTGGTCGCCCGACGGGGCCCGCCTGGCCTTCGTCTCCCGGCAGGGCCTGATCTTCGACATCTATGTCCTGGACCTGACGACCAACGAGGTCATCCGCCTCACGGAAAATCAGGGCAGTAACGAGTCCCCGGCCTGGGGACCCGACGGGATTCACCTCGTGTTCGCATCGAACCGCACCGGCCGATTCCAGGTCTATACGATGGACCGGTGGGGCCGAGACGTCCGCCAGCTGACCCACGTCGGGGAAAACAAGACGCCGTCCTGGCGGCCCTTCGAGTAG
- the pal_2 gene encoding Peptidoglycan-associated lipoprotein encodes MTTRNAWIGPWILVVAVLAVGCPKKAKVPPPAPAAPPPAPLKEERPPQPPTTLEEAGRVEDITEISRQLQLYDIFFDFDKYDIRPDQLPRAEKLAELLKQNSTWRILIEGHCDERGTSEYNMSLGWRRANTLRDFLVGRGVEASRIQTISYGKERPFALGCSQKPTVQEREDCWQQNRRAHLVAVGK; translated from the coding sequence ATGACGACCCGGAACGCATGGATTGGCCCGTGGATCTTGGTCGTGGCCGTGCTGGCCGTGGGGTGTCCCAAGAAGGCGAAGGTACCGCCGCCGGCGCCGGCGGCGCCGCCCCCGGCGCCCCTGAAGGAGGAGCGGCCGCCTCAGCCGCCGACGACCCTGGAGGAGGCCGGCCGGGTCGAGGACATCACGGAGATCAGCCGCCAGCTCCAGCTTTATGATATATTCTTTGATTTTGATAAGTACGACATCCGGCCCGACCAGCTTCCGCGGGCCGAAAAGCTGGCCGAGCTTTTGAAGCAGAACTCGACGTGGCGCATCCTCATCGAGGGCCACTGCGACGAACGGGGGACCAGCGAGTACAACATGAGCCTGGGCTGGCGGCGGGCGAATACCCTCCGGGACTTTCTGGTCGGCCGGGGCGTCGAGGCGTCTCGGATTCAAACGATCAGTTACGGCAAGGAGCGCCCCTTTGCCCTCGGTTGCTCCCAGAAGCCGACCGTCCAGGAGCGGGAGGACTGCTGGCAACAGAACCGCCGGGCCCATCTGGTCGCCGTCGGGAAGTAG
- the ubiE_2 gene encoding Ubiquinone/menaquinone biosynthesis C-methyltransferase UbiE produces MHPFDVWAFRYDEWYDRPFGRSAYVAEVACLQRLKPTFQRGLEVGVGTGRFASMLGVAFGLDPSQVELRIARARGVQPVQGVGEALPFLAESFDLVLIVVTLCFVEDPVRVLLESVRVLTPGGHVLLGLILQDSPWAEFYQTKARQGHPIYRLARFYSFEQVVSWLEAAGLRVEGVASTLFEPPQDIEPIRNLEIRDGFWPAAGFTCIRAGKIRG; encoded by the coding sequence GTGCATCCCTTCGATGTGTGGGCTTTCCGATATGACGAATGGTACGACCGGCCCTTTGGGCGGTCGGCTTACGTCGCCGAAGTCGCTTGTCTTCAACGCCTGAAGCCGACGTTTCAGCGGGGCCTGGAGGTCGGCGTCGGGACGGGGCGGTTTGCCTCGATGTTGGGTGTCGCCTTCGGTTTAGACCCTTCGCAGGTGGAACTCCGTATCGCCCGAGCTCGGGGCGTTCAACCCGTCCAAGGCGTCGGCGAGGCGCTTCCTTTCTTGGCCGAGAGCTTCGACTTGGTCCTGATCGTCGTGACCCTCTGCTTTGTCGAGGACCCCGTCCGGGTCCTGTTGGAGTCGGTCCGGGTCTTAACGCCCGGCGGCCACGTCTTGCTGGGCCTCATCTTGCAGGACAGTCCCTGGGCTGAATTCTATCAGACGAAGGCCCGCCAGGGACATCCGATTTACCGGCTGGCCCGGTTTTATTCCTTTGAGCAAGTCGTGAGTTGGCTGGAGGCGGCGGGTCTGCGCGTCGAGGGGGTCGCTTCCACGCTTTTCGAGCCGCCGCAAGACATCGAGCCGATTCGGAACCTCGAGATCCGGGACGGCTTCTGGCCGGCGGCCGGGTTCACGTGCATCCGGGCCGGGAAAATCCGGGGGTGA
- the exbB_2 gene encoding Biopolymer transport protein ExbB: MMVWTILMTLQAAQPPPGAGVDLWAILMRASWVSKGVLLILLVFSLVSWAIIIGKAFVWWRLNRLDDRFVRLFHRTNDPEVLYREAYHAKASGYARVFVQLFQQRRAWAQAFSDRPVDWRRELEPAVERTANEVLEDLERQLGFLATTAGVAPFVGLFGTVLGIIAAFESIGRYRTADLSVVAPGIAEALVATAMGLAAAIPALIGYNVFVQKNRRYRTELRDFGSYVLDQWVFQQRLAETAPPPSKAAEARVAERPLRSPG; this comes from the coding sequence ATGATGGTCTGGACCATCCTGATGACGCTCCAGGCGGCCCAGCCTCCGCCGGGGGCCGGAGTCGACCTGTGGGCCATCCTCATGCGGGCGTCCTGGGTCTCGAAGGGCGTCCTCCTGATCCTCCTCGTCTTCTCGCTGGTCTCCTGGGCCATCATCATCGGGAAGGCCTTCGTGTGGTGGCGTCTGAACCGGCTGGACGACCGGTTCGTCCGGCTGTTCCATCGGACGAATGACCCGGAGGTCCTCTATCGGGAGGCCTACCACGCCAAGGCCAGCGGGTACGCCCGGGTCTTCGTCCAACTGTTTCAACAGCGGCGGGCCTGGGCCCAGGCCTTTTCGGACCGGCCCGTCGACTGGCGACGAGAGTTGGAACCGGCCGTCGAGCGCACGGCCAACGAGGTCCTGGAGGACCTGGAGCGACAGTTGGGCTTCCTGGCGACGACGGCCGGCGTGGCCCCCTTCGTCGGCCTCTTCGGGACCGTCCTGGGCATCATCGCGGCCTTTGAATCCATCGGCCGCTACCGCACGGCCGACCTGTCGGTCGTCGCCCCGGGGATCGCCGAGGCCCTGGTCGCCACGGCGATGGGTCTGGCGGCGGCCATCCCGGCCCTCATCGGGTATAACGTCTTTGTTCAGAAAAACCGCCGATACCGGACAGAGCTCCGGGACTTCGGGTCCTACGTCCTGGACCAGTGGGTCTTTCAGCAACGGTTGGCCGAGACGGCCCCGCCGCCGTCCAAGGCGGCCGAGGCCCGCGTCGCCGAGCGGCCCCTCCGGTCACCGGGGTAA
- the glmS gene encoding Glutamine--fructose-6-phosphate aminotransferase [isomerizing] → MCGIIGYVGPRDVVTVLMEGLKRLEYRGYDSAGIAVVRDGRLEVRRCAGKVRQLEAILHEHPVAGDYGVGHTRWATHGKPSEENAHPHRDCRGRLVVVHNGIIENYLSLKRQLTERGHRFGTETDTEVIAHLLEEAYRGDLAEAVLATVRRLQGAYAFVTLHADEPEVLVGVRNGAPLVVGLGPGEAFLASDIPAVLEYTRDFIFLDNEEVAVVRRDGVRVLRFSGEPVAKPVRSVPWDPVMAQKGGYRHFMLKEIHEQPRAVRDTLLGRFSLEQGRVELDGMEAVAERLRAVRRVLLIACGTSYHACLVGRHMIEGLARLPVETDYASEFRYRDPVVSADTLAVFVSQSGETADTLAALQHVKARGLLTVGICNVVGSLMSREVDAVLYTHAGPEIGVASTKTFTTQLVALYLLALYLAQVQGRMDPSQVAAHLAPLHALPRTLEEALQQEEAIAQVAREVAHCTNFLYLGRGIHYPIALEGALKLKEISYIHAEGYPAGEMKHGPIALIDGNMPVVALAPRDGTFEKMLSNMSEVKARDGRLIAVAHDDDPALRSLADFVIQMPHLSTYLDPVVMAVPMQLLAYHVAVRRGCDVDQPRNLAKSVTVE, encoded by the coding sequence ATGTGTGGCATCATCGGGTATGTCGGTCCCCGGGACGTCGTGACGGTCCTGATGGAGGGCCTGAAGCGGCTGGAGTATCGGGGGTACGACTCGGCGGGCATCGCCGTCGTCCGGGACGGCCGTCTGGAGGTCCGCCGCTGTGCGGGCAAGGTCCGCCAGTTGGAGGCCATCCTTCACGAGCATCCCGTCGCCGGGGACTACGGCGTCGGCCACACTCGATGGGCCACGCACGGGAAGCCCTCGGAGGAGAACGCCCATCCGCATCGGGACTGTCGGGGTCGGCTGGTCGTCGTCCACAACGGGATCATCGAGAACTACCTGAGCCTGAAGCGGCAGTTGACCGAGCGGGGCCATCGGTTCGGGACCGAGACGGACACGGAGGTCATCGCCCATCTCCTGGAGGAAGCCTATCGGGGCGACCTGGCGGAGGCCGTCCTGGCGACGGTCCGGCGCCTGCAGGGGGCGTATGCCTTCGTGACGCTTCATGCGGACGAGCCCGAGGTGCTGGTCGGGGTCCGGAACGGGGCGCCCCTCGTCGTGGGCCTCGGGCCGGGCGAGGCTTTTTTAGCGTCGGACATCCCGGCCGTCCTGGAGTACACGCGGGATTTCATTTTCCTTGACAACGAGGAAGTCGCCGTCGTCCGGCGGGACGGCGTCCGGGTCTTGCGGTTTTCCGGCGAGCCCGTCGCCAAGCCCGTACGGTCGGTCCCCTGGGACCCCGTGATGGCCCAGAAGGGCGGCTACCGACACTTCATGCTCAAGGAGATTCACGAACAGCCCCGGGCCGTCCGGGACACCCTGCTGGGTCGGTTTTCGCTGGAGCAGGGTCGGGTCGAGTTGGATGGGATGGAGGCAGTCGCCGAACGTCTTCGGGCCGTCCGGCGGGTCCTCCTGATCGCCTGCGGGACGTCCTATCATGCCTGTCTGGTGGGCCGGCACATGATCGAGGGCCTGGCGCGTCTGCCGGTGGAGACGGACTATGCCTCGGAGTTTCGATATCGGGACCCCGTCGTCTCGGCGGATACGCTGGCCGTGTTTGTGTCTCAGTCCGGCGAGACGGCCGACACGCTGGCGGCCCTCCAGCACGTCAAGGCGCGGGGCCTCCTGACGGTCGGCATCTGCAACGTCGTCGGGAGCCTGATGTCCCGGGAGGTCGATGCCGTCCTGTACACGCATGCGGGACCCGAGATCGGCGTGGCCTCGACGAAGACGTTCACGACCCAGCTGGTCGCCCTCTACTTGTTGGCCCTGTACCTGGCGCAGGTCCAGGGCCGGATGGACCCCTCGCAGGTCGCCGCCCATCTGGCGCCGCTCCATGCGCTTCCCCGGACCCTGGAGGAAGCCCTCCAGCAGGAGGAGGCCATCGCCCAGGTCGCCCGGGAAGTCGCCCACTGTACGAACTTCCTGTACCTGGGTCGGGGCATCCACTATCCCATCGCCCTGGAGGGTGCCCTGAAGTTGAAGGAAATTTCCTACATCCACGCCGAGGGCTACCCGGCGGGCGAGATGAAGCACGGCCCCATCGCCCTCATCGACGGGAACATGCCCGTCGTCGCCCTGGCCCCGCGGGACGGCACGTTCGAGAAGATGCTCAGCAACATGTCGGAGGTCAAGGCCCGGGACGGCCGTCTCATCGCCGTCGCCCACGACGACGACCCGGCCTTGCGAAGCCTGGCCGACTTCGTGATCCAGATGCCCCACCTGTCGACCTACTTGGACCCCGTCGTCATGGCCGTCCCGATGCAACTCCTGGCCTATCATGTCGCCGTCCGGCGGGGCTGTGACGTCGACCAGCCCCGGAATCTGGCCAAGTCCGTCACCGTCGAGTAA
- the opuCA gene encoding Glycine betaine/carnitine/choline transport ATP-binding protein OpuCA — protein MLRLVNVSKRYGDVWALHPTSLDIPPARTTVLIGPSGCGKSTVLKLIVGLVEPTTGYVELDGRRLGPDNVLQLRRRMGYVIQEGGLFPHLTAEQNILLMPRHLRMPDEAVRPRLEALCDLTRFPRDALRRYPVELSGGQRQRVALMRALILDPDVLLLDEPLGALDPMVRSSLQEDLKDIFTRLRKTVVLVTHDMAEAAFLADEIVLMNEGRVVQRGTVADLLERPASPFVTQFITAQRRSGFIPVGGGDAR, from the coding sequence ATGCTTCGCCTCGTGAACGTCTCGAAACGATACGGGGACGTCTGGGCGCTCCACCCGACGTCCCTGGACATCCCGCCGGCTCGAACGACGGTCCTCATCGGCCCCAGCGGATGCGGCAAGTCCACGGTCCTCAAGCTCATCGTCGGCCTGGTCGAGCCGACGACCGGCTACGTCGAGCTGGACGGACGACGCCTCGGACCCGACAACGTCCTTCAGCTTCGCCGGCGGATGGGCTACGTGATCCAGGAGGGCGGCCTCTTTCCCCACCTCACGGCCGAGCAGAATATCCTGCTGATGCCCCGTCATCTGCGCATGCCCGACGAGGCGGTTCGGCCTCGCCTGGAGGCGCTGTGCGACCTGACCCGTTTTCCCCGGGACGCCCTGCGGCGATACCCGGTCGAGCTCTCGGGGGGCCAGCGCCAGCGGGTGGCCCTCATGCGGGCGCTCATCCTGGACCCCGACGTCCTCCTCTTGGACGAGCCCCTGGGCGCCCTGGACCCGATGGTGCGGTCCTCCCTCCAGGAAGACCTGAAGGACATCTTCACGCGATTGAGAAAGACCGTCGTCCTGGTGACCCACGACATGGCCGAGGCGGCGTTCCTGGCCGACGAGATCGTCCTCATGAACGAGGGCCGGGTCGTCCAACGGGGGACGGTGGCGGACCTCCTCGAGCGTCCGGCGTCGCCCTTCGTGACCCAATTCATCACGGCCCAACGGCGGTCGGGCTTTATCCCCGTCGGCGGAGGGGATGCACGATGA
- the opuBB gene encoding Choline transport system permease protein OpuBB, with protein sequence MKRYRILGLVVIGLLAGPTLGDGSPKPVVIGSKKFTESYVLGEIARMQLERAGVPAVHRPGMGGTIILWEALRAGAIDVYPDYTGTIREEILRVPTATTLAQLRAALARFGVGMTDDLGFNNTYALVMRRDRARALGVRRISDLRRHPDLRFGLTHEFLRRQDGWEPLRRAYGLAAGDVRGIDHTLGYVALQAGAIDVKDAYSTDAKIAAYDLAVLEDDRHFFPAYRAVFLYRLDLDPRALAALRRLEGTLDEARMMRLNAEAERTKDYTRAAALYFGVEVRGETLTRKVARWTLRHLLLVGVSLLLAVGIGVPLGIWASRPGIVSQVILGVTGMIYTIPSLALLALLVPVPFLGIRPATAVVALFLYSLLPIVRNTATGLQNIPSPLRDAAAALGLEPAAQLRKVFLPMAAPTILAGIQTSAVINVGTATLAALIGAGGLGEPIISGLNLNDHATILQGAVPAALLALAVQGLFEGLARLVIPRGLRQEATPRT encoded by the coding sequence ATGAAGCGATACCGAATCCTCGGGCTGGTCGTCATCGGGCTTTTGGCCGGGCCGACCCTGGGAGACGGGTCTCCGAAGCCCGTCGTCATCGGGTCCAAGAAGTTCACCGAGTCCTACGTCCTGGGCGAGATCGCCCGCATGCAACTCGAGCGGGCCGGCGTGCCGGCCGTCCATCGGCCGGGCATGGGGGGCACGATCATCCTGTGGGAGGCCCTGCGGGCCGGGGCCATCGACGTGTACCCCGACTACACGGGCACGATTCGGGAGGAGATCCTCCGGGTCCCGACAGCGACGACGCTCGCCCAGCTCCGGGCGGCCCTGGCCCGATTCGGCGTCGGCATGACCGACGACCTGGGTTTTAACAACACTTACGCCCTCGTCATGCGGCGGGACCGGGCCCGGGCGCTGGGCGTCCGCCGGATCAGCGACCTGCGGCGCCATCCGGACCTGCGGTTTGGCCTGACCCACGAGTTCCTCCGCCGGCAGGACGGCTGGGAGCCCCTGCGGCGGGCTTACGGACTTGCGGCCGGGGACGTGCGGGGCATCGACCACACCTTAGGCTACGTGGCCCTGCAGGCTGGGGCCATCGACGTCAAGGACGCCTACTCCACGGACGCTAAGATCGCCGCCTACGACCTCGCCGTCCTGGAAGACGACCGGCACTTCTTTCCCGCCTACCGGGCCGTGTTCCTCTATCGGCTCGACCTGGACCCCCGGGCCCTCGCGGCCCTGCGCCGTCTGGAGGGGACCCTCGACGAGGCCCGCATGATGCGGCTCAACGCCGAAGCCGAGCGGACCAAGGACTACACCCGGGCGGCGGCCCTCTACTTCGGTGTCGAGGTCCGGGGCGAGACCCTTACCCGGAAGGTCGCCCGCTGGACGCTCCGGCACCTGCTCCTGGTCGGGGTGTCGCTCTTGCTGGCCGTCGGCATCGGCGTGCCCCTGGGGATTTGGGCCAGCCGGCCGGGGATCGTCAGCCAGGTCATCCTGGGCGTCACGGGCATGATCTACACGATCCCATCGCTGGCCCTGCTGGCCTTGCTGGTGCCCGTGCCCTTCCTGGGGATTCGACCGGCGACGGCCGTCGTGGCCCTGTTCCTCTACAGCCTCTTGCCGATCGTGCGGAACACGGCCACGGGCCTGCAGAACATCCCGTCGCCGTTGCGGGACGCGGCGGCGGCCCTCGGCCTGGAGCCGGCGGCCCAGCTCCGGAAAGTCTTCCTTCCGATGGCCGCCCCGACGATCCTGGCCGGCATCCAGACGAGCGCCGTCATCAACGTGGGGACGGCTACCCTGGCGGCCCTCATCGGGGCCGGGGGCCTCGGCGAGCCCATCATCAGCGGCTTGAACCTGAACGACCACGCGACCATCCTGCAGGGCGCCGTCCCGGCGGCCCTGCTGGCGCTGGCCGTGCAGGGACTCTTTGAGGGCCTGGCCCGCCTGGTCATTCCCCGAGGCCTGCGTCAGGAGGCGACCCCTCGGACCTAA